A section of the Primulina eburnea isolate SZY01 chromosome 1, ASM2296580v1, whole genome shotgun sequence genome encodes:
- the LOC140825619 gene encoding monocopper oxidase-like protein SKS1, with protein MGSVAWLRLICAVLVVGVCFGADPFANFELVLSYITASPLGVPQQVIAVNGKFPGPVLNVTTNYNVVVNVRNKLDESLLITWSGIQMRRSSWQDGVLGTNCPIPPNWNWTYQFQAKDQIGSFFYYPSLHLQRASGGFGSFVVTNREIIAIPFAAPDGDIIILIGDWYTRNHTALRRALDGGQDLGMPDGVLINGKGPYRYNTTLFPDGIDHETIKVDPGKTYRIRVHNVGVSTSLNFRIQNHNLLLVETEGYYTTQQNYTSMDIHVGQSFCFLVSMDQNASSDYYVVASPRYVNQSIWQRVTGVAVLSYSNSKGKASGPLPDPPNDAFDPSYALNQAMSIRQNVTASGARPNPQGSFHYGSINVTDSYMLKSVPPLIIDGKLRATYNGISFANPETPIRLADEFKVKGAYKLDFPIKPRDRAPSLDRSIINATYKGFIEIVLQNNDTVIQTFHLDGYSFFVVGMGFGEWTENNRGSYNRWDAISRSTVQVYSGGWTAVYVSLDNVGIWNLRTENLDRWYLGQETYMRITNPEDPSNKTELPLPDNTLYCGALSKMQKPQKGSAESTFHFSTKLYIFLLVLFSTLISVLA; from the exons ATGGGTTCTGTTGCTTGGTTGCGTTTGATTTGTGCGGTTTTGGTGGTGGGAGTGTGTTTTGGCGCGGACCCATTTGCTAACTTTGAGTTGGTGCTCTCGTACATCACTGCTTCTCCACTTGGTGTTCCTCAACAG GTGATAGCTGTTAATGGGAAGTTCCCAGGTCCTGTTCTTAATGTCACTACCAATTACAATGTTGTGGTAAATGTTAGAAACAAATTGGATGAGAGTCTGCTAATCACATG GTCGGGCATACAGATGCGTCGTTCATCATGGCAAGATGGCGTTTTGGGCACTAATTGTCCCATTCCTCCTAACTGGAATTGGACGTATCAATTTCAGGCCAAGGATCAGATTGGCAGCTTTTTTTACTATCCATCACTTCATTTGCAGAGAGCATCTGGTGGATTTGGTTCATTTGTTGTGACAAATCGTGAAATTATTGCTATTCCTTTTGCTGCTCCAGATGGTGATATAATCATCTTGATTGGTGACTGGTATACGCGTAATCACACG GCCTTAAGGAGAGCACTTGACGGAGGACAAGATTTGGGCATGCCGGATGGGGTTCTTATTAATGGAAAGGGACCTTATAGATACAACACGACCCTTTTTCCTGATGGAATTGATCATGAGACCATTAAAGTTGATCCCG GCAAAACATATCGAATTCGGGTTCACAACGTTGGAGTATCTACTTCATTGAATTTTCGAATTCAGAACCATAATCTGCTTCTGGTTGAAACAGAGGGCTACTATACAACACAGCAGAACTACACTAGCATGGATATCCATGTTGGTCAGTCTTTCTGTTTTCTGGTCAGTATGGATCAAAATGCAAGCAGTGATTACTACGTTGTGGCTAGTCCTCGATATGTGAATCAATCAATCTGGCAAAGAGTGACGGGTGTTGCAGTTCTGAGTTATTCCAACTCAAAAGGAAAGGCCTCAGGTCCCCTCCCAGACCCTCCAAATGATGCTTTTGATCCATCATATGCGCTGAACCAGGCCATGTCGATTAG GCAAAACGTGACTGCTAGTGGAGCTCGTCCTAATCCACAAGGTTCCTTCCACTATGGTTCAATCAATGTCACTGACTCTTATATGCTCAAGAGTGTGCCACCATTGATTATCGATGGGAAACTTCGAGCTACGTATAATGGGATTTCGTTTGCCAATCCCGAAACACCAATACGGCTTGCAGATGAATTCAAGGTGAAAGGTGCCTACAAGCTCGATTTTCCAATTAAGCCCCGGGACAGGGCACCAAGCTTGGATAGATCTATTATCAATGCTACTTACAAGGGTTTCATCGAGATCGTATTGCAGAACAATGACACTGTTATTCAGACCTTTCACTTGGATGGTTATTCCTTCTTTGTCGTGGG GATGGGTTTTGGTGAATGGACTGAGAATAATCGAGGTTCATACAACAGATGGGATGCCATATCTCGTTCTACTGTTCAG GTTTATTCTGGAGGATGGACTGCCGTTTATGTGTCTCTGGACAATGTTGGCATCTGGAATCTTAGAACTGAGAATCTCGACAGATGGTATCTTGGCCAAGAAACATACATGAGAATCACCAATCCCGAAGATCCCAGCAACAAGACAGAACTACCGTTGCCAGACAATACTCTCTATTGTGGTGCCCTCAGCAAAATGCAGAA GCCTCAGAAAGGTTCTGCAGAATCAACATTTCACTTCTCCACCAAGCTCTATATTTTTTTGCTCGTGCTGTTTTCGACGTTGATTTCTGTTTTGGCTTGA
- the LOC140825628 gene encoding LOW QUALITY PROTEIN: NAC domain-containing protein 7-like (The sequence of the model RefSeq protein was modified relative to this genomic sequence to represent the inferred CDS: inserted 1 base in 1 codon) has product MNTISHVPPGFRFHPTDEELVDYYLRRKVNSRRIDLDVIKDVDLYKIEPWDLEELCRIGTEEQNEWYFFSHKDKKYPTGTRTNRATGAGFWKATGRDKAIYSKQELIGMRKTLVFYKGRAPNGQKSDWIMHEYRLETDENGTPQEEGWVVCRVFKKRLATVRKLMGEHDSPIWYDDQISFMQDMDSPNQHSRSNLQYPYPNYNSCKKELDLQYGITPDHFLQLPLLECPKMXFFSGLNNMNIGSNIDQNFHSMFKNNDEKNSNDQVTDWRILDKFVASQLSQEEISKENETFPVAEDSDMIARNLEKQEMALDNASNSTLSSCQIDLWK; this is encoded by the exons ATGAATACTATTTCACATGTTCCTCCCGGTTTCCGCTTCCATCCTACCGATGAAGAACTTGTTGATTATTATCTAAGGAGAAAGGTTAATTCAAGACGAATCGACTTGGATGTAATCAAAGATGTTGATCTTTACAAAATTGAGCCATGGGATCTTGAAG AGCTATGCAGAATAGGAACAGAAGAGCAAAATGAATGGTACTTTTTCAGCCACAAAGATAAGAAATATCCAACTGGAACGCGCACGAATAGAGCCACTGGAGCAGGGTTTTGGAAGGCAACTGGACGAGACAAGGCgatttattcgaagcaagagtTGATTGGTATGAGAAAAACCTTGGTCTTTTACAAAGGAAGAGCACCAAATGGTCAAAAATCAGATTGGATCATGCACGAATATCGTCTGGAGACTGATGAAAATGGAACCCCTCAG GAAGAAGGATGGGTAGTTTGCAGGGTTTTCAAGAAACGATTAGCAACGGTTCGCAAACTCATGGGCGAGCACGATTCACCTATCTGGTATGATGATCAAATTTCATTCATGCAGGATATGGACTCCCCTAATCAGCACTCTCGTTCAAATCTCCAATATCCGTACCCTAACTACAATTCTTGCAAGAAAGAGCTCGATTTGCAGTATGGAATCACACCAGACCATTTCCTCCAGCTTCCTCTTTTAGAATGTCCGAAAA GCTTCTTTTCAGGCCTGAACAACATGAACATTGGCAGCA acattgatcaaaattttcactcAATGTTTAAAAACAATGATGAAAAAAATTCCAACGACCAGGTTACAGACTGGAGGATTCTTGACAAATTTGTGGCATCCCAACTTAGCCAAGAAGAAATTTCTAAAGAAAACGAAACATTCCCGGTCGCTGAAGATTCCGATATGATTGCTAGGAACTTGGAGAAGCAAGAAATGGCCTTGGATAATGCTTCGAACTCAACGTTGTCAAGCTGCCAGATTGATCTGTGGAAGTGA